The uncultured Desulfuromonas sp. genome has a segment encoding these proteins:
- a CDS encoding tetratricopeptide repeat protein, translating to MDKYLRSAHNYLNVKKPEMAEKVLDQAVVRFPRALELYYLRAKVRHGYLKKDTLALQDFSLVLRSRPDQFPKAFWYRGDIYVGHGQYQQAIKDYTACLKRMPTYGKVYFKRARALFKLGYYREASADLKRCVRYSPVYQDAVTAFRKENHLWL from the coding sequence GTGGATAAATATCTGCGTTCTGCACATAACTATCTGAATGTTAAAAAGCCTGAAATGGCGGAAAAAGTTCTTGATCAGGCGGTGGTAAGGTTTCCACGCGCTTTAGAGCTGTATTACCTGAGAGCAAAAGTCAGGCATGGCTATTTAAAAAAAGACACACTTGCGTTGCAAGATTTTTCGTTAGTTCTCAGGTCACGGCCAGATCAGTTCCCAAAAGCATTTTGGTATCGTGGTGATATTTATGTTGGGCACGGGCAGTATCAACAGGCTATAAAGGATTATACTGCTTGCCTAAAAAGAATGCCGACCTACGGTAAGGTCTATTTCAAGCGGGCTCGTGCATTATTCAAACTTGGTTATTATCGCGAGGCCAGTGCTGATTTAAAGAGATGCGTTAGGTACAGTCCTGTTTATCAAGATGCAGTAACTGCTTTTCGTAAAGAAAACCATCTATGGTTGTAG